A stretch of DNA from Leucobacter luti:
CGCGCGATCAACCGTCTCGAGACGATCGATTCAGGCACGATCACGATCGACGGCACACCGCTGCCGGAGGAGGGTAAACAGCTTGCCCGGCTCCGCGCCGACGTCGGCATGGTGTTTCAGTCATTCAACCTCTTCGCGCACAAGACGATCCTCGAGAACGTCACACTCGGCCCGATCAAGGTGTCGGGCATGACGAAGAAAGACGCTGAAGAGCACGCAATGGCCCTGCTCGAGCGGGTCGGGATCGCAAACCAGGCGAAGAAACTGCCGTCGCAGCTTTCGGGTGGCCAGCAGCAGCGCGCTGCAATCGCTCGCTCGCTCGCGATGCGGCCCAAGCTGATCTTGCTTGATGAGCCGACTTCGGCGCTTGATCCGGAGATGATCAATGAGGTGCTCGACACCATGATCGGCCTCGCGAACGATGGCATGACGATGGTTGCCGTCACCCACGAGATGGGATTTGCGCGCCGCGCGGCGGACCGAATTCTCTTCATGGCCGATGGTCAGATCGTTGAGGAAGCCACTCCCGAGCAGTTCTTCACGGATCCGAAGACCTCGCGCGCACAGGACTTCTTGTCCAAGATCATCGGTCACTGACTC
This window harbors:
- a CDS encoding amino acid ABC transporter ATP-binding protein, with the protein product MNASALGTPASPTGDTTAIRVQHDETDPLVVISEVNKHYGDLHVLNNINTTVGRGEVVVVLGPSGSGKSTLCRAINRLETIDSGTITIDGTPLPEEGKQLARLRADVGMVFQSFNLFAHKTILENVTLGPIKVSGMTKKDAEEHAMALLERVGIANQAKKLPSQLSGGQQQRAAIARSLAMRPKLILLDEPTSALDPEMINEVLDTMIGLANDGMTMVAVTHEMGFARRAADRILFMADGQIVEEATPEQFFTDPKTSRAQDFLSKIIGH